In Glycine max cultivar Williams 82 chromosome 7, Glycine_max_v4.0, whole genome shotgun sequence, a single window of DNA contains:
- the LOC100776594 gene encoding probable galacturonosyltransferase-like 4, translating to MVFRSSTSLIGLLSLLFLLLLLPAASSAIRLGLVRRPSPELPLFREAPAFRNGEECGSSPADTINVAMTLDANYLRGTMAAVLSILQHSTCPENLAFHFLSAHDDAPELFSSIRSTFPYLNMKIYRFDSNRVRGKISKSIRQALDQPLNYARIYLADTIPEDVKRVIYFDSDLVVVDDIAKLWGVDMEGKLVAAPEYCHANFTLYFTDNFWSDPVLAKTFEGRKPCYFNTGVMVMDVDTWRKERYTEKVEEWMAVQKQQKRIYHLGSLPPFLLVLAGNIKAVDHRWNQHGLGGDNFEGKCRSLHPGPISLLHWSGKGKPWLRLDSRKPCIVDHLWAPYDLYRSSRHFFEE from the coding sequence ATGGTCTTTCGGAGCTCCACCTCCCTAATTGGCCTCCTGtccctcctcttcctcctcctcctcctcccggCCGCCTCCTCCGCCATTCGCCTCGGCCTCGTCCGCCGTCCCTCCCCGGAGCTTCCTCTCTTCCGGGAGGCCCCCGCCTTCCGCAACGGCGAGGAGTGCGGCTCCTCCCCAGCCGACACCATCAACGTCGCCATGACCCTCGACGCCAACTACCTCCGCGGCACCATGGCCGCGGTCCTCTCCATTCTGCAACATTCCACGTGCCCGGAGAACCTGGCCTTTCACTTCCTCTCCGCCCATGACGACGCTCCCGAACTCTTCTCCAGCATCAGATCCACCTTCCCTTACCTCAACATGAAAATTTATCGCTTTGACTCCAACAGGGTCCGCGGCAAGATATCCAAGTCCATTCGGCAGGCCCTGGACCAGCCCTTGAATTACGCCAGAATATATCTCGCCGATACCATACCAGAAGACGTGAAACGCGTCATATACTTTGATTCTGACCTGGTGGTGGTTGACGACATAGCCAAGCTTTGGGGTGTTGACATGGAAGGAAAACTGGTGGCTGCGCCGGAATATTGCCATGCAAACTTCACGTTGTATTTCACGGATAATTTTTGGTCGGACCCGGTTCTGGCCAAGACGTTCGAGGGAAGGAAGCCGTGCTATTTCAACACGGGGGTGATGGTGATGGACGTGGACACGTGGAGGAAGGAGAGGTACACGGAGAAGGTGGAGGAGTGGATGGCGGTGCAGAAGCAGCAGAAGAGGATCTATCATTTGGGGTCTCTTCCGCCGTTTCTGTTGGTTTTGGCAGGGAACATAAAAGCGGTTGATCATAGATGGAACCAGCATGGCTTGGGCGGAGATAACTTTGAAGGAAAATGTAGGAGCCTGCATCCTGGTCCCATTAGTTTGTTGCATTGGAGTGGGAAGGGTAAACCCTGGTTGAGGTTAGATTCTAGGAAGCCATGCATCGTCGATCATCTATGGGCTCCTTATGATCTATATCGCTCGTCTAGACACTTTTTTGAAGAATAA
- the LOC100797866 gene encoding probable protein phosphatase 2C 35 isoform X1: MGCVHGKSCCGDSSSSDDGSRDYRELGFIHGHRKNVLAQRSLKHVPVPSHNFILEYTFLSQRGYYPDSPDKENQDSFCITTQLQGNPNVHFFGVYDGHGQFGSQCSNFVKHRLVEKLSNDPALLEDPVQAYNSAFLATNQELRSTSEIDDSMSGTTAITVLVIGDTLYVANVGDSRAVLAVRDGNHIVAEDLSSDQTPFRRDEYERVKLCGARVLSVDQVEGLKDPDIQHWGDEESRGGDPPRLWVPNGMYPGTAFTRSIGDSLAETIGVIAIPEVKTVQLTPNHLFFVVASDGIFEFLTSQTVVDMAASYMDPRDACSAIAEKSYKLWLELENRTDDITIIIVQIKGLSNSGTSGVGSDEINGGGTVMNSRTGTHEISATPGSNVYRSVRNSLSDLHSCQHVASVTSAAIEVHSPACPRPIE, encoded by the exons ATGGGTTGTGTCCATGGCAAGTCTTGCTGTGGCGACAGTTCTTCATCAGATGATGGTTCTAGGGATTACCGAGAACTTGGCTTCATTCATGGCCACAGGAAGAACGTGCTCGCTCAGAGATCATTGAAGCATGTTCCTGTTCCTTCCCACAACTTCATTTTGGAGTACACTTTCCTCAGTCAGCGGGGGTACTACCCTGATTCACCTGATAAAGAAAACCAAGATAGTTTCTGCATCACTACACAACTCCAAGGTAACCCCAATGTCCATTTCTTTGGTGTCTATGATGGGCATGGCCAATTTGGTAGCCAGTGTTCGAATTTTGTTAAGCATAGGCTGGTTGAGAAGTTGTCAAATGACCCTGCATTGTTGGAGGACCCTGTTCAGGCTTACAATTCTGCATTCTTGGCAACAAATCAAGAATTGCGTAGTACTAGTGAGATTGATGATTCTATGAGTGGCACCACCGCGATTACGGTGCTTGTTATTGGTGACACTCTTTATGTTGCTAATGTTGGTGATTCAAGAGCGGTGCTGGCTGTTAGGGATGGGAATCACATTGTTGCCGAGGACTTGTCCTCTGATCAGACGCCATTTCGGAGGGATGAATATGAGAGAGTGAAACTTTGTGGGGCAAGGGTGTTGAGTGTTGATCAAGTGGAAGGGCTAAAGGATCCAGATATCCAGCATTGGGGTGATGAAGAGAGTCGGGGTGGCGATCCTCCAAGATTGTGGGTTCCTAATGGGATGTATCCTGGAACTGCATTTACAAGGAGTATAGGGGATAGTTTGGCAGAGACAATTGGTGTCATTGCTATTCCGGAGGTGAAAACGGTTCAGCTTACACCTAATCATCTTTTCTTTGTTGTGGCAAGTGATGGCATATTTGAATTCCTGACAAGCCAAACTGTTGTTGATATG GCAGCAAGCTATATGGATCCTCGTGATGCATGTTCAGCTATTGCAGAGAAGTCGTATAAACTATGGTTGGAACTTGAGAACAGAACAGATGATATAACAATCATCATTGTTCAGATCAAAGGTCTCTCTAAT TCAGGTACATCTGGAGTTGGATCCGATGAGATCAATGGTGGGGGTACTGTAATGAATTCCAGGACAGGAACTCATGAGATATCTGCTACCCCTGGATCTAATGTTTATCGTTCTGTCAGAAACAGTTTATCCGATTTGCACTCCTGTCAGCATGTGGCTTCAGTGACGAGCGCAGCGATAGAGGTTCACTCTCCAGCATGTCCAAGACCAATTGAATGA
- the LOC100775512 gene encoding putative E3 ubiquitin-protein ligase RF298 isoform X2 — protein MSPSVSCQEKGSRNKRKFRVDPPLGEPNKFIPAPQLKCFSYEFSAERFEITPGHGQAAACDLCGVSQDYSDGLKLGLGLYNPGTSEVGPSQSKDEPETDEINDADWSDLTEAQLEELVLTNLDTILKSAIKKIVACGYTEDVATKAILRPGICYGCKDTLSNIVDNSLAFLRNGQEIDTSREHYFEDLVQLEKYNLAELVCVLREVRPFFSVGDAMWCLLICDMNVSHACAMDCNPLSSLGNDNSTGGPSNQAESLSKAETKCPEPSLISPSKSIPTCSHNSQSKKPFVTRIPGVNNLNPQIIGGASEKEGASCGSECINKAFSAAGTSQSGLMKEKRGTVRKVHSGSTKRDYILQHKSFHKEKSYRTYGLKGSSRRGKVNGLSGLVLDKKLKSVSESSTINLKSASLQISKAVGIDTTQDSISVNFSCNAGTSTSTAFSLVNSSDSVCRSTNTSFAINAANTIPVFSCPASLSATNTDLSLSLSSKIKPSTESVCSNNEAPNSSYMGILYNNNNNNKSPRQWIPHDGKDEMILKLLPRVRELQNQLQEWTEWANQKVMQAARRLSKEKAELQTLRQEKEEVERLKKEKQSLEENTLKKLSEMENALCKVSGQVERANATVRKLEVEKAALRKEVEAAKIRATETAASCQEVSRREKKTQMKFQSWEKQKSLFQEELTIEKRKLAQLLQELEQARMQQEQVEGRWQQEAKAKEEFILQASSIKKEREQIEESGKSKEDAIKLKAERNRQMYRDDIHKLEKEISQLRLKTDSSKIAALRMGIDGCYASKCLDMKNGTAQKEPRASFISELVIDHSATGGVKREQECVMCLSEEMSVLFMPCAHQVVCKTCNELHEKQGMQDCPSCRSPIQQRIAVRFPRI, from the exons ATGTCTCCTTCAGTTTCTTGTCAAGAAAAAGGAAGTaggaacaaaagaaaattcagaGTTGATCCACCTCTAGGGGAGCCAAATAAGTTCATTCCTGCACCTCAACTCAAGTGCTTCAGTTATGAATTCTCTGCTGAGAGGTTTGAAATAACCCCAGGTCATGGACAAGCTGCTGCTTGTGACCTGTGTGGTGTTAGCCAAGATTATTCTGATGGATTGAAACTTGGCCTTGGATTGTATAATCCTGGAACATCTGAGGTCGGGCCTAGTCAATCTAAGGACGAACCTGAGACAGATGAAATTAATGATGCAGATTGGAGCGATCTCACAGAAGCCCAGCTGGAAGAACTTGTCCTGACTAATTTGGACACCATTCTCAAGAgtgcaattaaaaaaattgtagcaTGCGGCTACACTGAAGACGTTGCTACTAAGGCCATTTTAAGACCTGGCATCTGTTATGGATGTAAAGATACTTTGTCTAATATTGTTGATAATTCTTTAGCATTTCTTAGAAATGGTCAAGAGATTGATACATCACGAGAGCACTATTTTGAAGATCTAGTGCAGCTTGAGAAGTATAACTTGGCTGAATTGGTTTGTGTTCTTCGAGAGGTTAGGCCATTCTTCAGTGTTGGGGAtgcaatgtggtgtttgttAATTTGTGACATGAATGTGTCACATGCTTGTGCAATGGATTGTAACCCTTTAAGTAGTTTAGGTAATGATAATTCTACTGGTGGTCCATCTAACCAAGCTGAATCACTATCAAAAGCAGAAACCAAATGTCCTGAACCGAGTCTTATAAGTCCTagtaaatcaattcctacatgTTCTCATAATTCTCAATCAAAGAAACCCTTTGTGACAAGAATTCCTGGTGTGAACAACTTGAATCCTCAAATTATTGGTGGAGCCTCAGAGAAGGAGGGTGCCAGTTGTGGATCTGAGTGCATTAATAAAGCATTCAGCGCTGCAGGAACATCTCAATCTGGCCTGATGAAAGAAAAGCGTGGAACAGTTAGAAAGGTCCATTCTGGTAGCACCAAGAGAGACTACATTCTTCAACACAAGTCATTtcacaaagaaaaaagttatcGTACTTATGGATTAAAAGGGTCTTCAAGACGAGGAAAAGTGAATGGCTTGAGTGGTTTGGTCTTggataaaaaacttaaatctGTGTCAGAATCTTCTACCATAAACTTAAAGAGTGCATCCTTACAGATAAGTAAGGCAGTGGGCATTGATACTACGCAAGACAGTATTAGTGTTAACTTTTCATGTAATGCTGGGACTTCTACATCCACTGCATTTAGCCTGGTGAATTCTTCTGATTCTGTTTGTAGATCAACCAATACTTCATTTGCAATAAATGCAGCAAATACTATACCCGTATTCAGTTGTCCAGCTTCATTATCAGCTACCAATACAGAtctttctctctcattgtcttcaAAAATCAAGCCTTCTACGGAATCTGTCTGCAGCAATAATGAGGCACCTAATAGTAGTTATATGGGAATactgtataataataataataataataagtcccCAAGGCAGTGGATACCCCACGATGGAAAGGATGAGATGATTTTAAAACTGCTTCCAAGGGTTCGGGAGCTGCAAAACCAGCTTCAAGAATGGACAGAGTGGGCTAATCAGAAGGTCATGCAAGCTGCTCGTCGTCTGAGTAAGGAAAAGGCTGAGCTTCAGACACTAAGGCAAGAGAAAGAGGAAGTTGAACGTCTAAAAAAAGAGAAGCAATCTCTAGAGGAAAATACCTTGAAGAAGCTTTCTGAGATGGAAAATGCCCTGTGTAAAGTTAGTGGGCAGGTAGAGCGAGCTAATGCCACTGTCCGGAAGCTCGAGGTGGAGAAGGCTGCACTGAGGAAAGAGGTGGAGGCTGCTAAGATACGTGCCACAGAAACTGCTGCAAGCTGTCAAGAGGTCTcaaggagagaaaagaagacACAAATGAAGTTTCAGTCATGGGAAAAGCAGAAATCCTTGTTTCAGGAAGAGCTAACGATTGAAAAACGGAAATTGGCACAGCTGCTGCAGGAATTAGAACAAGCTAGAATGCAGCAGGAGCAAGTTGAG GGTAGATGGCAGCAGGAAGCAAAGGCAAAGGAAGAGTTTATCCTGCAGGCCAGttctataaaaaaggaaagagaacaAATTGAGGAATCAGGAAAATCCAAGGAGGATGCGATCAAATTAAAAGCAGAGAGGAATCGGCAAATGTACAGAGATGACATCCATAAACTTGAAAAGGAAATTTCCCAACTAAGACTGAAGACTGACTCTTCAAAAATTGCTGCACTGAGGATGGGCATTGATGGATGCTATGCCAGCAAATGCTTGGACATGAAAAATGGCACTGCTCAGAAGGAACCCCGGGCTTCTTTCATCTCAGAGCTAGTCATTGACCACTCAGCGACAGGTGGTGTGAAACGGGAACAAGAATGTGTGATGTGCCTTTCAGAGGAGATGTCTGTTCTGTTCATGCCATGTGCTCATCAGGTTGTTTGCAAAACATGTAATGAGCTCCATGAGAAGCAGGGTATGCAAGATTGCCCTTCTTGCAGGAGCCCTATCCAACAGCGTATTGCTGTGCGCTTTCCAcgtatttga
- the LOC100776059 gene encoding S-adenosylmethionine decarboxylase proenzyme 4, with the protein MAVSGFEGFEKRLELHFFGDDPAMFPLGIRKLEFESLEQVLEAVQCTVVSAVGNSYFDAYVLSESSLFVYPTKIIIKTCGTTQLLKSILPLIHYAHHLGLTLSSCRYTRGSFIFPKAQPFPHTSFKDEVTYLQDTIPSSLCFQKASIMPSKSSSHSWHVFTANDNNTHTHTPTPYDHELFTMEICMTELDPILARKFFRRPEDEKTGDSAGKEMTELTGINEINPEALICDFAFDPCGYSMNGMDGDWYSTIHVTPEDGFSYASFECVGSVNGNIGHVLRKVVQIFRPGTMSISTTCNGFSNDIMWTQMAGAVEPLGLKCRSCAMDKFPNAGTVVFQTFTPRRKNV; encoded by the coding sequence ATGGCTGTCTCAGGTTTTGAAGGGTTTGAGAAAAGATTGGAGCTTCATTTCTTTGGCGATGATCCAGCCATGTTCCCACTTGGTATAAGGAAGCTTGAGTTTGAGTCACTAGAACAAGTCCTTGAAGCAGTCCAATGCACTGTGGTTTCCGCAGTTGGCAACTCATACTTTGATGCCTACGTGTTATCAGAATCAAGCCTCTTTGTTTACCCAACaaagatcatcatcaaaacttgtgGCACAACCCAGCTTCTGAAATCCATTCTTCCCTTGATCCACTACGCTCACCACTTAGGCCTAACCCTCTCCTCTTGCCGCTACACCAGAGGAAGCTTCATCTTCCCCAAAGCACAACCTTTCCCCCACACTAGCTTCAAGGACGAAGTCACCTACTTGCAAGACACCATCCCTTCAAGCCTCTGCTTCCAAAAAGCCTCCATCATGCCCTCCAAATCCTCCTCTCACTCATGGCACGTTTTCACTGCCAATGAtaataacacacacacacacactcccACGCCTTATGATCATGAGTTATTCACCATGGAGATCTGCATGACCGAGCTGGACCCCATCCTGGCACGCAAGTTTTTCCGGCGACCGGAAGACGAAAAAACCGGCGACTCTGCAGGGAAGGAGATGACGGAGCTCACCGGAATCAACGAAATCAACCCGGAGGCACTTATCTGCGACTTCGCGTTCGACCCGTGTGGGTATTCGATGAATGGCATGGACGGGGACTGGTACTCCACCATCCACGTGACTCCGGAGGACGGTTTCAGCTACGCGAGCTTCGAGTGCGTGGGATCCGTCAACGGCAACATAGGACACGTGTTGAGGAAGGTGGTTCAGATTTTCCGTCCTGGGACTATGTCAATATCGACCACGTGCAATGGCTTCAGCAACGACATCATGTGGACGCAGATGGCGGGCGCGGTGGAGCCTCTCGGCTTGAAATGTAGGAGTTGCGCAATGGACAAGTTCCCCAACGCGGGTACAGTCGTGTTTCAAACGTTCACTCCTCGCCGGAAAAATGTTTAA
- the LOC100797866 gene encoding probable protein phosphatase 2C 35 isoform X2: protein MGCVHGKSCCGDSSSSDDGSRDYRELGFIHGHRKNVLAQRSLKHVPVPSHNFILEYTFLSQRGYYPDSPDKENQDSFCITTQLQGNPNVHFFGVYDGHGQFGSQCSNFVKHRLVEKLSNDPALLEDPVQAYNSAFLATNQELRSTSEIDDSMSGTTAITVLVIGDTLYVANVGDSRAVLAVRDGNHIVAEDLSSDQTPFRRDEYERVKLCGARVLSVDQVEGLKDPDIQHWGDEESRGGDPPRLWVPNGMYPGTAFTRSIGDSLAETIGVIAIPEVKTVQLTPNHLFFVVASDGIFEFLTSQTVVDMAASYMDPRDACSAIAEKSYKLWLELENRTDDITIIIVQIKGTSGVGSDEINGGGTVMNSRTGTHEISATPGSNVYRSVRNSLSDLHSCQHVASVTSAAIEVHSPACPRPIE, encoded by the exons ATGGGTTGTGTCCATGGCAAGTCTTGCTGTGGCGACAGTTCTTCATCAGATGATGGTTCTAGGGATTACCGAGAACTTGGCTTCATTCATGGCCACAGGAAGAACGTGCTCGCTCAGAGATCATTGAAGCATGTTCCTGTTCCTTCCCACAACTTCATTTTGGAGTACACTTTCCTCAGTCAGCGGGGGTACTACCCTGATTCACCTGATAAAGAAAACCAAGATAGTTTCTGCATCACTACACAACTCCAAGGTAACCCCAATGTCCATTTCTTTGGTGTCTATGATGGGCATGGCCAATTTGGTAGCCAGTGTTCGAATTTTGTTAAGCATAGGCTGGTTGAGAAGTTGTCAAATGACCCTGCATTGTTGGAGGACCCTGTTCAGGCTTACAATTCTGCATTCTTGGCAACAAATCAAGAATTGCGTAGTACTAGTGAGATTGATGATTCTATGAGTGGCACCACCGCGATTACGGTGCTTGTTATTGGTGACACTCTTTATGTTGCTAATGTTGGTGATTCAAGAGCGGTGCTGGCTGTTAGGGATGGGAATCACATTGTTGCCGAGGACTTGTCCTCTGATCAGACGCCATTTCGGAGGGATGAATATGAGAGAGTGAAACTTTGTGGGGCAAGGGTGTTGAGTGTTGATCAAGTGGAAGGGCTAAAGGATCCAGATATCCAGCATTGGGGTGATGAAGAGAGTCGGGGTGGCGATCCTCCAAGATTGTGGGTTCCTAATGGGATGTATCCTGGAACTGCATTTACAAGGAGTATAGGGGATAGTTTGGCAGAGACAATTGGTGTCATTGCTATTCCGGAGGTGAAAACGGTTCAGCTTACACCTAATCATCTTTTCTTTGTTGTGGCAAGTGATGGCATATTTGAATTCCTGACAAGCCAAACTGTTGTTGATATG GCAGCAAGCTATATGGATCCTCGTGATGCATGTTCAGCTATTGCAGAGAAGTCGTATAAACTATGGTTGGAACTTGAGAACAGAACAGATGATATAACAATCATCATTGTTCAGATCAAAG GTACATCTGGAGTTGGATCCGATGAGATCAATGGTGGGGGTACTGTAATGAATTCCAGGACAGGAACTCATGAGATATCTGCTACCCCTGGATCTAATGTTTATCGTTCTGTCAGAAACAGTTTATCCGATTTGCACTCCTGTCAGCATGTGGCTTCAGTGACGAGCGCAGCGATAGAGGTTCACTCTCCAGCATGTCCAAGACCAATTGAATGA
- the LOC100775512 gene encoding putative E3 ubiquitin-protein ligase RF298 isoform X1, whose translation MISLVASCSSQMSPSVSCQEKGSRNKRKFRVDPPLGEPNKFIPAPQLKCFSYEFSAERFEITPGHGQAAACDLCGVSQDYSDGLKLGLGLYNPGTSEVGPSQSKDEPETDEINDADWSDLTEAQLEELVLTNLDTILKSAIKKIVACGYTEDVATKAILRPGICYGCKDTLSNIVDNSLAFLRNGQEIDTSREHYFEDLVQLEKYNLAELVCVLREVRPFFSVGDAMWCLLICDMNVSHACAMDCNPLSSLGNDNSTGGPSNQAESLSKAETKCPEPSLISPSKSIPTCSHNSQSKKPFVTRIPGVNNLNPQIIGGASEKEGASCGSECINKAFSAAGTSQSGLMKEKRGTVRKVHSGSTKRDYILQHKSFHKEKSYRTYGLKGSSRRGKVNGLSGLVLDKKLKSVSESSTINLKSASLQISKAVGIDTTQDSISVNFSCNAGTSTSTAFSLVNSSDSVCRSTNTSFAINAANTIPVFSCPASLSATNTDLSLSLSSKIKPSTESVCSNNEAPNSSYMGILYNNNNNNKSPRQWIPHDGKDEMILKLLPRVRELQNQLQEWTEWANQKVMQAARRLSKEKAELQTLRQEKEEVERLKKEKQSLEENTLKKLSEMENALCKVSGQVERANATVRKLEVEKAALRKEVEAAKIRATETAASCQEVSRREKKTQMKFQSWEKQKSLFQEELTIEKRKLAQLLQELEQARMQQEQVEGRWQQEAKAKEEFILQASSIKKEREQIEESGKSKEDAIKLKAERNRQMYRDDIHKLEKEISQLRLKTDSSKIAALRMGIDGCYASKCLDMKNGTAQKEPRASFISELVIDHSATGGVKREQECVMCLSEEMSVLFMPCAHQVVCKTCNELHEKQGMQDCPSCRSPIQQRIAVRFPRI comes from the exons ATGATTTCATTGGTTGCCAGTTGTAGCAGTCAAATGTCTCCTTCAGTTTCTTGTCAAGAAAAAGGAAGTaggaacaaaagaaaattcagaGTTGATCCACCTCTAGGGGAGCCAAATAAGTTCATTCCTGCACCTCAACTCAAGTGCTTCAGTTATGAATTCTCTGCTGAGAGGTTTGAAATAACCCCAGGTCATGGACAAGCTGCTGCTTGTGACCTGTGTGGTGTTAGCCAAGATTATTCTGATGGATTGAAACTTGGCCTTGGATTGTATAATCCTGGAACATCTGAGGTCGGGCCTAGTCAATCTAAGGACGAACCTGAGACAGATGAAATTAATGATGCAGATTGGAGCGATCTCACAGAAGCCCAGCTGGAAGAACTTGTCCTGACTAATTTGGACACCATTCTCAAGAgtgcaattaaaaaaattgtagcaTGCGGCTACACTGAAGACGTTGCTACTAAGGCCATTTTAAGACCTGGCATCTGTTATGGATGTAAAGATACTTTGTCTAATATTGTTGATAATTCTTTAGCATTTCTTAGAAATGGTCAAGAGATTGATACATCACGAGAGCACTATTTTGAAGATCTAGTGCAGCTTGAGAAGTATAACTTGGCTGAATTGGTTTGTGTTCTTCGAGAGGTTAGGCCATTCTTCAGTGTTGGGGAtgcaatgtggtgtttgttAATTTGTGACATGAATGTGTCACATGCTTGTGCAATGGATTGTAACCCTTTAAGTAGTTTAGGTAATGATAATTCTACTGGTGGTCCATCTAACCAAGCTGAATCACTATCAAAAGCAGAAACCAAATGTCCTGAACCGAGTCTTATAAGTCCTagtaaatcaattcctacatgTTCTCATAATTCTCAATCAAAGAAACCCTTTGTGACAAGAATTCCTGGTGTGAACAACTTGAATCCTCAAATTATTGGTGGAGCCTCAGAGAAGGAGGGTGCCAGTTGTGGATCTGAGTGCATTAATAAAGCATTCAGCGCTGCAGGAACATCTCAATCTGGCCTGATGAAAGAAAAGCGTGGAACAGTTAGAAAGGTCCATTCTGGTAGCACCAAGAGAGACTACATTCTTCAACACAAGTCATTtcacaaagaaaaaagttatcGTACTTATGGATTAAAAGGGTCTTCAAGACGAGGAAAAGTGAATGGCTTGAGTGGTTTGGTCTTggataaaaaacttaaatctGTGTCAGAATCTTCTACCATAAACTTAAAGAGTGCATCCTTACAGATAAGTAAGGCAGTGGGCATTGATACTACGCAAGACAGTATTAGTGTTAACTTTTCATGTAATGCTGGGACTTCTACATCCACTGCATTTAGCCTGGTGAATTCTTCTGATTCTGTTTGTAGATCAACCAATACTTCATTTGCAATAAATGCAGCAAATACTATACCCGTATTCAGTTGTCCAGCTTCATTATCAGCTACCAATACAGAtctttctctctcattgtcttcaAAAATCAAGCCTTCTACGGAATCTGTCTGCAGCAATAATGAGGCACCTAATAGTAGTTATATGGGAATactgtataataataataataataataagtcccCAAGGCAGTGGATACCCCACGATGGAAAGGATGAGATGATTTTAAAACTGCTTCCAAGGGTTCGGGAGCTGCAAAACCAGCTTCAAGAATGGACAGAGTGGGCTAATCAGAAGGTCATGCAAGCTGCTCGTCGTCTGAGTAAGGAAAAGGCTGAGCTTCAGACACTAAGGCAAGAGAAAGAGGAAGTTGAACGTCTAAAAAAAGAGAAGCAATCTCTAGAGGAAAATACCTTGAAGAAGCTTTCTGAGATGGAAAATGCCCTGTGTAAAGTTAGTGGGCAGGTAGAGCGAGCTAATGCCACTGTCCGGAAGCTCGAGGTGGAGAAGGCTGCACTGAGGAAAGAGGTGGAGGCTGCTAAGATACGTGCCACAGAAACTGCTGCAAGCTGTCAAGAGGTCTcaaggagagaaaagaagacACAAATGAAGTTTCAGTCATGGGAAAAGCAGAAATCCTTGTTTCAGGAAGAGCTAACGATTGAAAAACGGAAATTGGCACAGCTGCTGCAGGAATTAGAACAAGCTAGAATGCAGCAGGAGCAAGTTGAG GGTAGATGGCAGCAGGAAGCAAAGGCAAAGGAAGAGTTTATCCTGCAGGCCAGttctataaaaaaggaaagagaacaAATTGAGGAATCAGGAAAATCCAAGGAGGATGCGATCAAATTAAAAGCAGAGAGGAATCGGCAAATGTACAGAGATGACATCCATAAACTTGAAAAGGAAATTTCCCAACTAAGACTGAAGACTGACTCTTCAAAAATTGCTGCACTGAGGATGGGCATTGATGGATGCTATGCCAGCAAATGCTTGGACATGAAAAATGGCACTGCTCAGAAGGAACCCCGGGCTTCTTTCATCTCAGAGCTAGTCATTGACCACTCAGCGACAGGTGGTGTGAAACGGGAACAAGAATGTGTGATGTGCCTTTCAGAGGAGATGTCTGTTCTGTTCATGCCATGTGCTCATCAGGTTGTTTGCAAAACATGTAATGAGCTCCATGAGAAGCAGGGTATGCAAGATTGCCCTTCTTGCAGGAGCCCTATCCAACAGCGTATTGCTGTGCGCTTTCCAcgtatttga